The Cucumis melo cultivar AY chromosome 6, USDA_Cmelo_AY_1.0, whole genome shotgun sequence genome includes a region encoding these proteins:
- the LOC127149706 gene encoding L10-interacting MYB domain-containing protein-like, whose protein sequence is MGVENVHFARSEQGKGRSKRAGLSNPEKMYGIERLKKLGATVFEGSSDHVDAEMSQKSTEQLCVDDVVEIDGLKGEGPWSNKSECLFVDLMDEEVAKSNRPTIIFTKTSWNYLRSQLNASTGYNYSHDQLKNKFNKLRQIYKDFKKILSNMTGNGWDPLLGTINLKEEQRNELFKVSKRAKKFRKSACPHYEKLVRIFGDTTATGVNVCPSTRLISNSEDENENDVASNTNVGVEENDKGKSKKRVQRNRDEYDSFFSSFLDVYAENVKRKNDILEKRSFGFTSSEVDESQTSSKKDDLHEELMECLDILNTMEDVDGEAYSKILKLLHGDLA, encoded by the exons ATGGGGGTCGAAAATGTACATTTTGCTAGATCTGAACAGGGGAAAGGTAGGTCAAAGAGGGCAGGGCTTAGTAATCCAGAAAAGATGTATGGAATAGAACGATTGAAGAAATTAGGAGCCACAGTGTTTGAGGGTTCATCAGATCATGTTGACGCTGAG ATGTCACAAAAGTCAACTGAACAACTTTGTGTTGATGACGTTGTTGAGATTGATGGATTAAAAGGTGAGGGACCATGGTCGAATAAGAGTGAATGTTTATTTGTAGACTTAATGGATGAAGAGGTTGCAAAAAGCAATCGACCAACTATAATATTTACAAAGACTAGTTGGAATTATCTGAGAAGCCAACTAAATGCTAGTACAGGATATAATTATTCTCATgatcaattgaaaaataagttcaacaaattaagacaaatttacAAAGACTTCAAAAAGATATTGAGTAATATGACAGGAAATGGTTGGGATCCATTATTAGGTACCATCAATCTTAAAGAGGAGCAAAGGAACGAGCTTTTTAAG GTGAGTAAGAGAgctaaaaagtttagaaaaagtGCTTGCCCACATTATGAAAAGCTCGTAAGAATTTTTGGAGATACTACTGCAACAGGTGTAAATGTTTGTCCGTCAACAAGACTTATTTCAAATtctgaagatgaaaatgaaaatgatgttgCAAGCAACACAAACGTTGGTGTTGAAGAGAATGATAAAGGAAAAAGCAAAAAACGAGTTCAAAGAAATAGAGACGAATATGAcagtttcttctcatcattcTTAGATGTATATGCAGAGAATGTAAAGAGAAAGAATGACATCCTtgagaaaagatcttttggttttACATCTAGTGAAGTTGATGAGAGCCAAACATCAAGCAAAAAAGATGATCTCCATGAAGAGTTGATGGAATGTTTAGACATTTTAAATACAATGGAGGATGTTGATGGAGAGGCTTATTCCAAAATACTGAAACTCTTGCACGGAGATCTGGCTTAA
- the LOC103500166 gene encoding uncharacterized protein LOC103500166: protein MYGKKIQIFTDYKSLKYVFTQKELNMRQRKWLKLVKDFDCEILYHLDKANVVADALSKKVSHSPTLITEQVFLHRDFERTEIAVSIGEVTSQLAQLSMQSTFRQRIIVAQLNYLYLVEKHRLVEVGQVEEFSISSDDGFMFERRLCMSADNVVKIELLTKAYSSLFFMHYGSTKMYQDLKRVYWW from the coding sequence atGTATGGCAAGAAGATACAAATCTTTACTGATTATAAGAGCCTGAAATATGTCTTCACTCAAAAGGAGTTAAACATGAGACAGAGAAAATGGCTTAAGTTAGTAAAGGACTTTGATTGTGAGATTTTGTACCATCTAGataaggcgaatgtggtagccgATGCTCTTAGTAAGAAGGTATCGCATTCACCAACACTTATTACTGAGCAGGTCTTTTTGCATAGAGACTTTGAGAGAACTGAGATTGCAGTTTCAATAGGAGAAGTCACTTCACAATTGGCTCAGTTGTCAATGCAATCAACTTTTAGACAAAGGATTATTGTCGCTCAGCTTAATTATCtatatttggttgagaagcatCGTCTCGTAGAAGTAGGACAAGTCGAGGAGTTCTctatatcctctgatgatggaTTTATGTTTGAGAGACGTTTATGCATGTCAGCAGATAATGTAGTTAAGATCGAGCTTTTAACTAAGGCTTATAGTTCCCTATTTTTTATGCATTATGGCAGTACAAAAATGTACCAGGACTTGAAGCGAGTTTACTGGTGGTga
- the LOC107991842 gene encoding uncharacterized protein LOC107991842 — MKSVLKFEKKGKLSPRFIGPFEILELIGLVDYRLALFPSFSAVYDVFHVSMLRKCVVDLTNIVNFEPLQINENLSYEEQPVEILAREVKLLRNRGIALVKVLWRNHKIQEVTWKREDDMRVQYPELFKD; from the coding sequence atgaagagTGTTTTGAAATTTGAGAAGAAGGGAAAGCTAAGCCCACGTTTTatagggccatttgagatacttgaaCTAATTGGTCTCGTAGATTATCGTTTAGCGTTGTTTCCATCGTTTTCTGCAGTTTATGATGTATTTCAtgtctctatgttgaggaagtgtGTAGTAGACCTGACGAATATAGTTAACTTTGAGCCATTGCAAATTAATGAAAACTTGAGTTATGAGGAGCAACCCGTAgagattttggcaagagaggtcaagtTACTCCGTAATAGAGGAATTGCACTGGTTaaagttctttggcgaaaccatAAGATTCAAGAGGTCACATGGAAAAGAGAGGATGACATGAGAGTCCAATATCCCGAGCTGTTcaaggattag